A genomic segment from Anas platyrhynchos isolate ZD024472 breed Pekin duck chromosome 5, IASCAAS_PekinDuck_T2T, whole genome shotgun sequence encodes:
- the FOS gene encoding protein c-Fos, which yields MMYQGFTGDYEAPSSRCSSASPAGDSLTYYPSPADSFSSMGSPVNPQDFCSELAVSSASFVPTVTAISTSPDLQWLVQPTLISSVAPSQTRGHPYGVSAPPAPTAYSRPAVLKAPGGGRGQSIGRRGKVEQLSPEEEEKRRIRRERNKMAAAKCRNRRRELTDTLQAETDQLEEEKSALQAEIANLLKEKEKLEFILAAHRPACKMPEELRFSEELAAATALDLGTPSPTAAEEAAFTLPLMSEAPPAVPPKEPSSGGLELKAEPFDELLFSTGPREASRSVPDMDLPGASSFYASDWEPLGAGSGVELEPLCTPVVTCTPCPSTYTSTFVFTYPEADAFPSCAAAHRKGSSSNEPSSDSLSSPTLLAL from the exons ATGATGTACCAAGGCTTCACCGGCGACTACGAGGCGCCCTCCTCCCGCTGCAGCAGCGCTTCCCCGGCCGGGGACAGCCTCACCTACTACCCGTCCCCGGCGGACTCCTTCTCCAGCATGGGCTCCCCCGTCAACCCGCAG GATTTCTGCTCTGAGCTCGCCGTGTCCAGCGCCAGCTTCGTGCCCACCGTGACGGCCATCTCCACCAGCCCCGACCTGCAGTGGCTGGTGCAGCCCACCCTCATCTCCTCCGTGGCCCCCTCGCAGACCCGCGGGCATCCCTACGGGGTATCGGCACCGCCAGCCCCCACTGCTTACAGCCGCCCCGCCGTGCTCAAGGCACCTGGAGGAGGTCGCGGGCAGAGCATCGGACGCAGGGGCAAAGTCGAGCAG CTGTccccggaggaggaggagaagaggaggatcCGCCGGGAGAGGAACAAGATGGCAGCGGCCAAGTGCCGCAACCGGCGGCGGGAGCTGACCGACACGCTGCAGGCG GAGACAGaccagctggaggaggagaagtccGCTCTGCAGGCGGAGATTGCTAACCtgctgaaggagaaggagaagctgGAGTTCATCCTGGCGGCGCACCGGCCAGCCTGCAAGATGCCCGAGGAGCTGCGCTTCTCCgaggagctggcagctgccACCGCGCTGGAcctgggcacccccagccccacggcggCCGAGGAGGCTGCCTTCACCCTGCCGCTGATGTCTGAGGCGCCACCGGCCGTGCCAcccaaggagcccagcagcGGTGGGCTGGAGCTCAAGGCCGAGCCCTTCGATGAGCTGCTTTTCTCCACGGGGCCGCGGGAGGCCTCCCGCTCGGTGCCTGACATGGACCTGCCCGGGGCTTCCTCCTTCTACGCGTCGGACTGGGAGCCGCTGGGTGCCGGGAGCGGCGTGGAGCTGGAGCCCCTCTGCACCCCGGTGGTCACCTGCACCCCGTGCCCCAGCACCTACACCTCCACCTTCGTCTTCACCTACCCCGAGGCGGACGCCTTCCCCAGCTGCGCCGCCGCGCACcggaagggcagcagcagcaacgaGCCCTCGTCCGACTCCCTCAGCTCCCCCACCCTGCTGGCCTTGTGA
- the TMED10 gene encoding transmembrane emp24 domain-containing protein 10, translated as MPLLPLPPGRPRHSAGPGPVPRLAPLLLLLLLLLLLAGPARPISFQLPGKARKCLREEIHRDTLVTGEYEIGAPPGSSSGPSANLKITDSAGHILYAKEDATKGKFAFTTEDYDMFEACFESKLPVGTGRMPDQLVILDMKHGVEAKNYEEIAKVEKLKPLEVELRRLEDLSESIVNDFAYMKKREEEMRDTNESTNTRVLYFSIFSMCCLIGLATWQVFYLRRFFKAKKLIE; from the exons ATGCCGCTACTGCCGCTgccgcccggccgcccccgACACAgcgccgggcccgggcccgTGCCCCGGCtggccccgctgctgctgctgctgctgctgctgctgctgctggccggcCCGGCGCGGCCCATCTCCTTCCAGCTGCCCGGCAAGGCGCGCAAGTGCCTGCGGGAGGAGATCCACCGCGACACGCTGGTCACCGGCGAGTACGAGATCGGCGCCCCGCCCGGCTCCTCCAGCGGGCCCTCCGCCAACCTCAAG atAACTGACTCGGCGGGACACATCCTGTACGCCAAGGAGGATGCCACGAAGGGCAAGTTTGCCTTCACCACTGAAGACTATGACATGTTTGAGGCCTGCTTTGAGAGCAAGCTTCCCGTGG GAACAGGGAGGATGCCGGACCAGCTCGTGATTCTGGATATGAAGCATGGAGTCGAAGCAAAGAACTACGAGGAG ATCGCTAAAGTGGAGAAATTGAAGCCTCTGGAGGTAGAACTGAGGCGGCTGGAAGATCTCTCAGAGTCTATTGTGAATGACTTTGCCTATATGAAGAAACGAGAAGAAGAGATGAGGGACACAAATG AATCGACAAACACCCGGGTTCTGTACTTCAGCATTTTCTCCATGTGCTGTCTCATCGGACTGGCCACCTGGCAGGTTTTCTACCTGCGTCGTTTCTTCAAGGCCAAGAAACTGATTGAGTAA